A genome region from Populus alba chromosome 3, ASM523922v2, whole genome shotgun sequence includes the following:
- the LOC118035427 gene encoding LOW QUALITY PROTEIN: pentatricopeptide repeat-containing protein At3g16610-like (The sequence of the model RefSeq protein was modified relative to this genomic sequence to represent the inferred CDS: deleted 2 bases in 1 codon): protein MQLRTRLSLEYCTVLLESCIQSKSLFQGKLIHQHLLKCLHRTQETNLTNFDVPFEKLVDFYIACNELKIARHVFDKRPHRPKNVVLWNLLIRAYAWNGPYEEAIDLYYKMLGYGITPNRFTFPFVLKACSALKEVSEGREIHFDIKKDFVLSNVYVSTALVDFYAKCGCLDDAKEVFDKMHKRDVVAWNSMISGFSLHEGSYDEVARLLVQMQYDVSPNSSTIVGVLPAVAQVNSLRHGKEIHGFCVRRGFVGDVVVGTGILDVYGKCQCIDYARRIFDMMGIVKNEVTWSAMVGAYVVCDFMREALELFCQLLMLKDDGIVLSAVTLATVIQVCANLTDLSMGSCLHCFAIKSGFVLDLMVGNTLLSMYAKCGIINGAMRFFNEMDLRDAVSFTAIISGYVQNGNSEEGLCMFLEMQLSGINPEKATLASVLPACAHLAALHYGSCSHCYAIVCGFTADTMICNALIDMYAKCGKIDTARKVFDRMHKRGIVSWNTMIIAYGIHGIGLEALLLFDNMQSEGLKPDDVTFICLISACSHSGLVADGKYWFNAMTQDFGIIPRMEHYACMVDLLSRAGLFKEVHSFIEKMPLEPDVRVWGALLSACRVYKNVELGEQVSKKIQKLGPESTGNFVLLSNMYSAVGRWDDAAQVRITQKEQGFEKSPGCSWIEISGVVHTFVGGGYRSHPQLAQISNKLDELLVEMKRLGYQTESSCVFQDVEEEEKERVLLYHSEKLAIAFGILSLSPDKPILVTKNLRVCGDCHTAIKFISLVTKRDITVRDASRFHHFNDGICNCGDFW from the exons ATGCAACTGAGAACGCGCCTCAGCCTTGAATATTGCACAGTCCTCCTGGAATCTTGCATTCAATCAAAATCTCTGTTTCAAGGTAAGCTGATCCATCAGCATCTGCTCAAATGCCTACACAGAACCCAAGAAACCAATCTTACAAATTTTGATGTGCCATTCGAAAAACTCGTTGATTTTTACATAGCTTGCAATGAACTCAAAATCGCACGCCATGTGTTTGATAAAAGGCCCCACAGGCCCAAAAATGTTGTTTTATGGAATTTATTGATAAGAGCTTATGCTTGGAATGGTCCCTATGAAGAAGCCATTGATTTGTACTATAAAATGTTGGGTTATGGTATTACACCCAACAGGTTCACCTTCCCTTTTGTTCTCAAAGCGTGTTCGGCTCTAAAAGAAGTAAGTGAAGGAAGAGAGATTCATTTTGACATCAAAAAAGACTTCGTCTTG TCTAATGTCTATGTTTCCACCGCTTTGGTTGATTTTTATGCTAAATGTGGGTGTTTGGATGATGCAAAAgaagtgtttgataaaatgcaTAAAAGGGATGTTGTTGCGTGGAATTCGATGATTTCAGGGTTTTCTTTACATGAGGGTTCCTATGATGAGGTCGCACGACTGCTTGTTCAAATGCAATATGATGTGAGTCCTAATTCATCAACAATTGTTGGTGTCCTTCCTGCTGTCGCTCAAGTGAATTCATTGAGACATGGAAAGGAAATTCATGGGTTTTGTGTTAGGAGAGGCTTCGTTGGCGATGTGGTGGTAGGAACTGGGATTTTGGATGTGTACGGGAAATGTCAGTGCATAGATTATGCGAGGAGAATTTTTGACATGATGGGTATTGTCAAGAATGAGGTGACTTGGAGTGCTATGGTCGGTGCATATGTTGTGTGTGATTTTATGAGGGAGGCATTGGAACTATTTTGTCAGTTGTTGATGCTCAAGGATGATGGAATTGTTCTGTCAGCGGTAACTCTTGCCACTGTTATTCAAGTTTGTGCAAATTTAACTGATTTAAGCATGGGAAGTTGCTTGCATTGTTTTGCGATAAAGTCAggatttgttttggatttgatGGTCGGAAATACTTTACTTTCAATGTATGCCAAGTGTGGGATTATCAATGGTGCAATGaggttttttaatgaaatggaTTTAAGAGATGCAGTTTCGTTCACTGCTATCATTTCAGGGTATGTTCAAAATGGTAATTCTGAAGAGGGTTTGTGTATGTTCCTCGAGATGCAGTTGTCTGGGATAAATCCAGAAAAGGCAACCCTGGCTAGTGTTCTGCCAGCTTGTGCTCATTTGGCTGCTTTACATTATGGGTCTTGCAGCCATTGCTATGCAATCGTTTGCGGATTTACAGCCGATACCATGATTTGTAATGCTCTTATTGATATGTACGCAAAATGTGGGAAGATTGACACTGCTAGGAAAGTATTTGATAGGATGCATAAGCGGGGTATTGTGTCATGGAATACCATGATAATTGCTTATGGTATTCATGGGATTGGATTGGAAGCACTATTGTTGTTTGACAACATGCAGTCTGAAGGTTTAAAACCAGATGATGTGACTTTCATTTGTCTCATATCTGCTTGCAGCCATTCAGGACTTGTTGCAGACGGCAAATACTGGTTTAATGCCATGACTCAAGATTTTGGAATCATCCCCAGAATGGAGCATTATGCATGCATGGTTGATCTTCTAAGCAGGGCTGGGCTTTTCAAAGAGGTGCACAGTTTCATTGAAAAGATGCCACTTGAGCCTGATGTTCGTGTATGGGGTGCCCTGCTTTCTGCTTGTCGAGTCTATAAGAATGTTGAACTAGGGGAACAAGTGTCAAAGAAAATTCAGAAGCTAGGACCTGAAAGTACTGGGAACTTTGTTCTCCTATCCAATATGTATAGTGCTGTTGGGAGATGGGATGATGCAGCACAGGTTAGGATCACACAGAAGGAACAGGGTTTTGAGAAAAGTCCTGGATGCAGCTGGATTGAGATAAGTGGGGTTGTCCATACATTTGTTGGTGGTGGATATAGGTCCCACCCACAGCTGGCACAAATAAGCAACAAACTTGATGAACTACTGGTGGAGATGAAAAGGTTGGGTTACCAAACAGAATCTAGCTGTGTCTTCCAAGATGTCGAGGAAGAGGAGAAGGAAcgagtccttctttatcatagCGAGAAACTAGCTATTGCATTTGGAATTCTTAGTTTGAGCCCCGACAAGCCCATCTTAGTAACTAAGAATTTGCGAGTTTGTGGTGATTGCCATACtgctattaaatttatttctttggtAACTAAGAGAGACATAACAGTAAGAGATGCAAGTCGATTTCATCATTTCAACGATGGAATTTGCAATTGTGGGGATTTCTGGTAA
- the LOC118035430 gene encoding uncharacterized protein, translated as MNELGSERSKPWNIYTSSDPAPSQTGVIDREAPWKSFGTSMNAISFGFVATAILVSMFLIMAIFEHLFRPSPPFSSPQEVTNGSAESRPLHKLGNPRTVPAAYASDFSVVMPGQQHPTCIAQPAPLPCPRERINWPAHEQIT; from the exons ATGAACGAACTAGGTTCTGAAAGATCAAAGCCATGGAACATATACACAAGTTCAGACCCTGCACCATCTCAAACAGGAGTTATTGACAGGGAAGCTCCATGGAAAAGTTTTGGGACATCCATGAATGCgatttcttttggttttgttgcAACAGCAATCCTGGTATCAATGTTTCTGATAATGGCCATCTTTGAACATCTCTTTCGGCCTTCTCCTCCTTTTTCCTCACCTCAGGAGGTCACCAATGGTTCTGCGGAATCAAGACCACTACACAAACTCGGAAATCCACGAACA GTTCCAGCAGCTTATGCATCAGATTTTTCAGTGGTGATGCCTGGACAGCAACACCCTACTTGTATTGCCCAGCCAGCACCTCTACCTTGTCCAAGAGAAAGGATAAATTGGCCTGCCCATGAGCAAATTACTTGA